A segment of the Myripristis murdjan chromosome 20, fMyrMur1.1, whole genome shotgun sequence genome:
agaagaggaagcgTCTCCTCAGCCTGTGCTGGAGtggtgtgaaaacacacacaacaacaggatgtgtgGTAGTGGTGTTGGTCCATACACAAAGTGACATTCGAGCTTTACAGCGTGCTATTTCAGTAAAACACCCCCTCTGTGAAGCATAAGTTACATGTACTAATTTAACTCTGATTTCAGGCAAATCATCTAGTTGTATTTTTAACAACAGTGCAAGCATCGGTCTGCAGAAATTACTGAGGCACAATGATGCATCccaggagttaaaaaaaaaaaaaaaagtcctgcacTGGTGAcagttaaatattaaaaatatgaaacatgagGTTAGAGAAAACTTAAGCATGCAAAGCTGTgacataacatttttaaaaaattcaacgTCTCCATTTATCAAAGGAGGAAATATCAGCTgccattttttaatacaaaaatataacattacTATGAATAATGTTGCTAATAAATTAGATATTCATGGTGAGAGGACagcccacctttttttttttttttttttcaaacaaagtcacattttcCACTATCATCACATGTATCTATCTTAAATGTGGTATGGTGACATTGCATGTGTGGTATGGCTCActgaaacaaaggaaaaaagagcTGTTGTCGCCCCAGAATGTAAATTCAAGTGCAGTAAAACCACAGATAAAGTTGCTATCGTGCAGGCGAGCTTCAGCTCAGCAGGCGGGCTGCAGAACACTGACCACAGCGAGAGCCGAGAGCTCATGCCCCTCAGTATCGGCAGAGCAGAGACCCAGAGGAACCATGTCTCTCACAGCTTTACCACCTCATGTTTGGTATTTTCCATGAGCTCATGACACATGTTGGACTTAATCGAACCAGGGCTTGGAAATAAAAAGTCACATTGAGATGCCAAGTAGGCTTTTCTTTTACCCTGAAATTGAAGTTGGAGGCACCAAAAGAGGCGGACAATGTTAAAATTGCAAATTCTGATATTGAAATTTTAATGGCAAACAAGTGGAGCTTAATGGTGTCGACAAGGACCTCACACTGATTGCATGCTTCCCCGAAAATATTGCACCTGGAAGAGAAGAGGGTGATGGATCCATTCACACAAATCCATGATGCGTTTCAAGCGTCTCAGATGATGTTGTTTGGTGCCACTGGAGTTCAAACGGCTTCGTTCCCACTTGTTTGCTCTCGCTTCatgcacaaaatgaaaggactaaagaaaagaaatgccTCAAATGTGCTCTGGTGTGAAAGCAGCTGATAGGTGCGAGCTGCATGTGATACACTGACAGTCATTTGtgagcagtgcagcagaggcGGCTCTGTTTGCACGTGGTATTAACAAACGTCCTGCATGAGCCGATgacaagctgacacctctaacTTTGAACAGGTCCCGCCCACctgcacattcaaacattcaagcTGAACGTTGGATTTAGGTTGACTGACCCTCTCAAATccactggaataattaaataatctgagcctgaacacAATCTGGTCGAGTCTAATAAATAACAGGCGGAGGCTGGACTGAGTAAGAATGTCTCCTTTtgtcaaacagatttttttatgtttttatagtGGAAGGAGGACTTGCatgtaaatgtctgttttactgtgcatgtgacagtaaaactctctctctctctttcgacTGCATACGGAGCAGGAAAGTGATatccaatcacaagtgggcGGGCGAGACGCATGTggagatgcattttaatgccaggtaGAAACAGGGCCAGAGCTTTCCCCACTACAGCAAAACATCAGGGGGCAACATCTGGGAGAGGCTGAGGCTCAGTCATTTTATGTAACTTGGGTAATGGAAACCTGGCGATTGAGAGGGAGCGTGGAAAATAATGCTAAACATGACATGAAAGAAGAAGTGATTAACAGAACCGTGATCTAACGTTATCACAGACCACAATCTGTCTGCCGCCCCACACAGTGACCCCCGTCTGTGTTTCAAAAGTGACGCACGCCGAGCCAAAGTGGGTACTCTAATTAAAGGTCAACATCTTGATCTTAAATAACAGACACGGCTGATCTGAagtggacaaaatcttgtttgtgttCCAGCGTTTGATTGGCCTGACAGGGCGGCTGAAAGTTCCCACCTGCCACCGCGTCACTCTGATTTTGTTGAAGTTCAGTGGGATGATGCATGTGATGACTGACTGACCTAAAGATGGGGGACTGGTCTCACCTTTGGGTTCAATGCGTCACACCAAGTGACAAGAGCATCTTGTTATGCTGCCCTTTATCATAACTGTCATCAGAAATCACCCCCCACATTTATGCAGCATTagcacaacactgcaaaaatgaatgtaagtGGGCAAAGGGTAAAGGAAAGTGGGCAAAGGGCAAAAATAAATGTTGGTACTTGCAGGGGTAGAAGcatggaaagaaaaatattCCAGATATCAGTGAGTccatgtttgtgtctctgtcccTGTGAGAGGAGGCGTCACTTTGTTCCAAAACATCACCAGGACCCTCTCAAGGTTGGCCAGACGTCTTTCTTGATTTGTGGTTTTCACACATCACAGTCAGACACCCCCGCccacccactcactcacacacacacacacacacacacacacacacacacacacggcacactTGAGCACTTCAGGATGGGAGGACTTCAACGTATTCATCGTCAGCGTCAGCGTTGACATCTGGAGACAGGGGGCAGGAAGACAGTTATTTCCTCACAAGAAAGAAAGttaagttagaaaaaaaacagcaaagagaaacagagatagctcagagaaagaaagaaagaaagaaagaaagaaagaaagacagaaagaaagaaagaaagaaagaaagaaaggaaggaagaaagaaagacagaaagacagaaaggagtGAGTTTACAAGTTTCATGCGTGTCTTACTCTCATAATCGGGCGGGTCAGCAGCTCCATCAGCCGCCTGCTGGTGCGGGGTTCGGACCTGTAACGCCGTCTTCCTCTTGACGGAGTGCCGCAGGTGCATGGCCAGGCCCTGGTTCCTCCTCTTATAGTGGCGGATCATATCATCTAACGTCTTGAAGAGCATCTCCGGCATGCCTCCTGTTGCCTTCAGGAAGACAAAAACGTgtaggatctcagtttgggacagaaacacttttattttgaagggatgaggtggatATGCGGGtggatttgtgaaggttttattggttgaaattttaattggCAGCCACCAGcacaggatgatgtcactgtttaagatgccatgttttacaggaagtcgaggtcatgtgaggtcatttcatggggaatTTAATGCTCCTATCAGTTGGTgattaatagtaatagtaatttaAGCCTCTAAAAatgattagaataaaaaaatgtttcccacATCTAGTACTTTATGTGCCTTACTACATAAATATCTCTTTAAATGAAACAGCCCACCCCCTGAAACATCTAAGTTGCATGGTTCTCACACTagtacaggtgtgttatgtcactacagCTGTGGTTACGTCaggtgagggccctaaagcagaggggaTTTTTAGACGATTACAGATGTCACGTTCTAGTTC
Coding sequences within it:
- the LOC115379080 gene encoding SH2 domain-containing protein 1B; protein product: MAGAWPVCYHGAMSKLECEEMLSKKNKDGAYLIRDSETIQGAMCLCVYKQRVVYTYRVLQTHTGHYTIQATGGMPEMLFKTLDDMIRHYKRRNQGLAMHLRHSVKRKTALQVRTPHQQAADGAADPPDYENVNADADDEYVEVLPS